The Thermostichus vulcanus str. 'Rupite' genome includes a window with the following:
- a CDS encoding NAD(P)/FAD-dependent oxidoreductase — MANYDWIVIGGGITGAALSYELARQGGAVLLVEKDAVLNGATRYSYGGLAHWAGKTPMLKALGEEGIQRYRTLSEELEADIQFRELDLLMPIAPGYDADGVEADMADCRIPPQRISVEAACELEPLLDPAALEQVLWVSHGHINPFLTALAFQKAFQRLGGSLLTGTVTGLCKQGDRVVGVEMGEVLHGAAQVVVCAGGWTRALLRQAGIRVPIYFTHAESVELNPTDLKLQALVMSAPAQRFELEQRSTRPDRIPLWDEPGQEPCPPILDAGVLQFADGSIRMGQISRVLTDPYAVVDGAASEAQIREQAGRYLPKLAHLPGQWYHCLVAFSGDQQPLVGSLPGWEGLQLFSGFSNPLAVVPVLARRFAQSAYGQADEWIPSLSPGRFGEI, encoded by the coding sequence ATGGCAAACTACGACTGGATTGTCATCGGGGGTGGGATCACAGGGGCAGCTCTCAGCTATGAACTGGCTCGCCAAGGGGGAGCCGTACTGCTGGTTGAAAAAGATGCGGTGCTGAATGGGGCGACCCGCTACAGTTACGGTGGACTGGCCCATTGGGCAGGCAAAACGCCTATGCTCAAGGCTCTAGGCGAAGAAGGGATCCAACGCTATCGCACCCTATCGGAAGAACTCGAAGCCGATATCCAGTTCCGCGAGCTGGATTTGCTGATGCCAATTGCCCCTGGCTACGATGCCGATGGGGTGGAGGCGGATATGGCCGACTGTCGGATCCCACCCCAACGCATTTCTGTAGAGGCGGCCTGTGAACTGGAACCGCTGCTGGATCCGGCAGCTCTGGAGCAAGTCCTCTGGGTCAGCCATGGGCACATTAACCCCTTCCTGACGGCACTCGCCTTTCAAAAGGCGTTTCAACGATTGGGGGGATCCCTTTTAACCGGAACGGTTACAGGCTTGTGCAAGCAAGGGGATCGCGTTGTCGGGGTCGAAATGGGAGAAGTTTTGCACGGAGCGGCCCAGGTGGTGGTGTGCGCCGGGGGTTGGACACGGGCTTTGTTGCGCCAAGCCGGGATCCGAGTGCCCATCTACTTCACCCATGCCGAGTCGGTGGAGTTGAATCCCACCGACTTGAAATTGCAGGCGCTGGTGATGAGCGCACCTGCGCAACGCTTTGAACTGGAACAGAGATCCACCCGCCCCGACCGGATTCCCCTCTGGGATGAACCGGGGCAGGAACCCTGCCCACCGATTTTGGATGCGGGGGTATTGCAATTTGCCGATGGCAGCATTCGTATGGGCCAGATCAGCCGTGTGTTGACGGATCCCTATGCGGTCGTAGATGGCGCCGCCAGTGAAGCGCAAATTCGGGAACAGGCCGGTCGCTACCTGCCCAAATTGGCCCACCTCCCCGGCCAGTGGTATCACTGTTTGGTGGCCTTCAGTGGCGATCAACAGCCTTTGGTGGGATCCCTGCCCGGATGGGAAGGGTTGCAACTGTTTTCAGGGTTCAGCAATCCCTTAGCCGTCGTCCCGGTTTTGGCCCGCCGCTTTGCTCAATCCGCTTATGGGCAAGCAGATGAATGGATCCCTAGCCTATCTCCAGGGCGATTTGGTGAGATTTGA
- a CDS encoding mechanosensitive ion channel family protein produces the protein MSELLQTINRSLLELVGRGIELLPGFLIAAAILWATRYGMQGIRRLVSSAAARWIPSPSLQLLLVQTSQVGAWVIGILAASVVAFPDLRLGDLIGLLGLGSVAVGFAFQDIFKNFLAGVLLLLNEPFRLNDQIVVGDFEGTVEEINIRSTQIRTYQGERVVIPNAMVFTSPITVLTDRLYRRTDLEIGLDYNTPLARGLQVLGEAMQGVEGVLVDPPVEIDIVGFGDSSIDFVVRYWTRPRKPEVRLARTQVMMALKQACDQAGLIIPYPIRTVYMFDQEVFQDHTPNPKAA, from the coding sequence ATGAGCGAATTGCTGCAAACCATTAACCGTAGCCTGCTGGAGTTGGTGGGCCGAGGCATCGAGCTGTTGCCGGGCTTTTTGATTGCTGCTGCCATTCTCTGGGCTACCCGCTACGGCATGCAAGGGATCCGTCGTTTGGTGAGTTCTGCCGCTGCCCGTTGGATCCCCAGTCCCTCTCTGCAATTGCTGTTGGTGCAAACCAGTCAGGTGGGAGCTTGGGTGATCGGGATCCTGGCTGCCAGCGTCGTTGCTTTTCCAGATTTACGCTTGGGAGATTTGATCGGGCTATTGGGTTTGGGGTCAGTGGCGGTTGGTTTTGCCTTTCAAGATATCTTCAAGAACTTCTTGGCTGGCGTGTTGTTGCTTTTGAACGAACCCTTTCGGCTTAACGATCAAATTGTCGTTGGAGATTTTGAAGGCACTGTTGAAGAAATTAACATCCGCTCCACCCAAATTCGCACCTACCAAGGGGAGCGCGTGGTTATCCCCAATGCCATGGTATTCACCAGCCCGATCACGGTTTTAACGGATCGCCTCTATCGCCGCACTGATCTGGAAATCGGCCTTGACTACAACACGCCTCTTGCCCGTGGACTACAGGTGTTAGGGGAAGCGATGCAGGGGGTAGAGGGGGTGTTAGTGGATCCCCCTGTTGAAATCGACATTGTTGGATTTGGGGATAGCTCGATTGATTTTGTCGTGCGCTACTGGACTCGGCCCCGTAAACCAGAGGTGCGCCTTGCTCGTACCCAAGTGATGATGGCTCTTAAACAGGCTTGTGATCAGGCAGGACTGATCATTCCCTATCCGATCCGCACCGTCTATATGTTTGACCAAGAGGTGTTTCAGGATCACACCCCCAATCCCAAAGCTGCCTAG
- the rodA gene encoding rod shape-determining protein RodA → MEPSMALAQPRSPQSAWKKLRQVFAAWREFDGILLMTVLVLTGIGIVAIHSTVRERPISHYWLQQLIMAGIGLVPLLALARIPYERFLRWHWVTYALTLAGLTAVLFFGSAGGGAERWLSIAGIQIQPSEFAKLGVILTLAAILHHWPIKYFSQIWVAVAVITPPWVLIFLQPNLGTALVFVVILLAMLYWAGAKGSWIILLMSPGVGAILYGLHTRPELSWMLWVWLLWCLGMASMAAWRLPWRWTGAVTFGVINLLSGHLGQVAWHFLKPYQRRRLEIFIDPAQEPWGSGYHLIQSRIAIGAGGLWGQGIQQGTQTQLDFIPEQHTDFIFSAIGEEMGFFGTLTVLILLWIVCVRLIFIAQGAKDNFGSLIAIGVLAMILFQSVVNIGMTIGLAPITGLPLPFLSYGRSALLTNFLAIGLVESVVMHRQRTTFFT, encoded by the coding sequence ATGGAACCTTCTATGGCCTTGGCCCAGCCGCGATCCCCACAATCGGCGTGGAAGAAGCTCCGGCAAGTCTTTGCCGCCTGGCGAGAATTCGATGGCATTTTGTTGATGACGGTGTTGGTCTTAACCGGCATTGGTATTGTGGCCATCCACAGTACTGTCCGGGAACGTCCCATTAGCCATTACTGGCTCCAACAGTTGATCATGGCGGGGATTGGTTTGGTACCCCTTTTGGCCTTGGCACGGATCCCGTATGAGCGCTTCTTGCGCTGGCATTGGGTAACCTACGCCCTGACGTTAGCTGGACTGACCGCAGTTCTCTTTTTTGGGAGTGCGGGTGGGGGGGCAGAGCGCTGGCTTTCCATCGCTGGGATCCAAATTCAACCTTCGGAATTTGCCAAGCTGGGAGTGATCCTCACCCTGGCTGCCATCCTGCACCACTGGCCGATTAAGTATTTCAGTCAAATTTGGGTAGCTGTTGCTGTGATTACTCCCCCCTGGGTGCTGATTTTTCTGCAGCCCAACTTGGGTACGGCGCTGGTGTTTGTGGTGATTTTGCTGGCGATGCTCTACTGGGCCGGGGCTAAGGGCAGTTGGATCATTTTGCTCATGTCACCGGGGGTAGGGGCAATTCTCTACGGCCTCCACACTCGTCCTGAACTGAGCTGGATGCTGTGGGTGTGGTTGCTGTGGTGCTTAGGGATGGCGAGTATGGCGGCTTGGCGGCTGCCCTGGCGTTGGACGGGAGCGGTCACGTTTGGGGTGATTAACCTGCTTTCTGGACATCTGGGGCAGGTGGCTTGGCACTTCCTTAAACCCTACCAACGGCGGCGACTGGAGATCTTCATCGATCCGGCCCAAGAACCCTGGGGATCCGGCTATCACCTGATCCAATCGCGCATTGCCATCGGGGCAGGTGGCCTTTGGGGACAAGGGATCCAGCAGGGTACCCAAACCCAATTGGACTTTATTCCCGAACAACATACCGACTTCATTTTTTCGGCGATTGGAGAGGAAATGGGCTTTTTCGGCACCCTGACGGTGTTGATTCTGCTTTGGATTGTGTGTGTGCGATTGATCTTCATTGCTCAAGGAGCCAAAGACAATTTTGGATCCCTGATTGCCATCGGGGTGCTGGCGATGATCCTGTTTCAGTCGGTGGTGAATATCGGTATGACGATTGGCCTAGCCCCGATTACCGGCTTGCCCCTGCCTTTTCTCAGCTATGGTCGCTCCGCTCTGCTGACCAACTTTTTGGCCATTGGCTTGGTGGAATCGGTGGTCATGCACCGGCAACGCACCACGTTCTTCACCTAA
- a CDS encoding TM2 domain-containing protein, translated as MGSSPAEDSRSYQFNFTISGSRQTVLRGLRAWVELGLLTPDQVRSIAEVYQLDQPGELAEGEQSSTSAAIPTGGIPSASGASVPAGIGPAYVLWGLALFGICGIHRFYLGRWRTGLLWLCTFGLLGIGQVIDLVLIPRMVQEKNAALPGSLPSSTPQTAQQASQVEAASPPEPKTQPSTTGTPQATGSLSPQPSWVGRMLQNLLAELSVRWLLVLGLFLVVVSSGVLAGSQWEQFSPTAQYGVLLAYTAAFGAGAWWAHRQEGLRLTGQTLEAIALLLLPVNVWALDGLNMAWGIRGVALGLLVGIPLAAWGRVRASGAGAGYAFYGTLVNFLALSSLQTLWGLGPLGITYLGIVSTVAYTWSRRSLALRGSKLWLLGAAGSLLVLRGLLTGQMQVWQLGLAVALLGWLIQVFEPRGSQPESIGLDLGSEPEAELDAEPPESPESAETGSLPIWVAQEWHRAGLVLLGLGWLLALGGIPGADRTESFQPWLGWQLSIISLLGIQVFWRRLSRSKRALDLALLFVLGLETLWAFWQVLPWEWREATLALLRGWLGQPFFFWPWTLLGIALLPYEALWLSLAARWQRGSRETRQESSGIPAERDPDASGFRDLVRPTEVLVLGLGGSLLLLSLPNEAIRFWHLLLGTGILAGWLWHQSSYPSGITAGDEAEPSSPAQRPFPATQDTTLRDRLRGWVFLTHAYGVAALLAGIRWQLPNLGWSAWGVILLVLALLEWVGRVALYRWPLGLAGRPPGLQVWQRSADWIGLVLAGGSYLTFLTKGGILLDVPWRPETGHLNWLWLAVPLVLTVAQVLAWPPLEFMPQAQGLRPADGNRIPDDAAHSLRDAETAIPPTEPGSLSQSTSGAASGGQWRQGIPSRETLELLAVISILLAQVLTLGAPWSRILGLGLGMLLVAVQVWLYARLPYALLTVALGLGFGIAAVGQIFRPTGVDWGIYLAALLLGISLCRYGVQYLAERLQVVYQTALDRWGGILGVSLLLWSSGTLFMVFIRLNSASQGDSSFGSQPIAARLFLALILTLMAFGVRLWLEITPFYASLSAGIPSPDSGSSETEDGDGTESSGASPVLGTSVDPLLYGLGWALELLLISAVVWRWMGSPSTLPEILSLVAAINLSLGILCWIGPERTVFLKAWGQPWRQLSSFWVGPLIYAGLGWLGSHAQWNELTGMGSLGLSIVLLGLGRREGIPISQEPSQPRPRPDNSPDNSVDNPMGLLGAFGVSFAAYEGWIYFLSQQSGGSFGAGLVLIGLLGLILALAYRLCPLWITAVLQIETLWLGRVAAGNWGWASLVLLPALLDVKLSQLGENLWLLTGAGLAAYAAWQGRKPALLPTLAIPPTSQDANPSPHRVQSLWCYLSAFQWAGILAIALLLWLPEVDLGIWGGSLACWLGLVYYFLPWERWGWWPDPWRNTALVLPIGILLLTATQINSSNLLLGAVYYAFLSIQRSQVRLGYVSLLLSNWILLDYGWRQEWSSLTLYALPLVGSLLYVAQVDPGLQQSSARQGRHWLRSFSSGALVLVTLIETQGQLWAGFWPVGLGLALGLLGLALQVRAYLFIGTLSFGLGVLRQGWLLVASYSLLLWGIGILLGLLLIWVAANFERRREQLGSWLDTWLGQLQNWE; from the coding sequence ATGGGATCCTCACCCGCAGAAGACTCGCGGTCTTATCAATTTAACTTCACCATTTCTGGATCCCGACAAACGGTGTTGCGGGGGTTACGGGCTTGGGTGGAGCTGGGCTTACTTACACCCGATCAGGTGCGTTCCATCGCGGAGGTGTATCAACTGGATCAGCCGGGGGAGCTAGCGGAAGGGGAGCAGTCTTCTACATCAGCGGCTATTCCAACGGGCGGGATCCCTTCAGCTTCTGGGGCATCGGTACCTGCGGGAATTGGGCCTGCCTACGTGCTATGGGGCCTAGCCTTGTTTGGCATATGTGGCATACACCGGTTTTACCTGGGACGCTGGCGAACCGGGCTACTTTGGCTGTGTACCTTTGGGCTGTTGGGCATTGGCCAGGTGATCGACTTGGTGTTGATCCCGCGCATGGTGCAAGAGAAAAATGCGGCACTACCGGGATCCCTGCCCTCTTCAACTCCACAAACTGCACAACAGGCATCTCAGGTAGAAGCTGCTTCGCCACCCGAACCAAAGACCCAACCCTCCACAACCGGTACACCCCAGGCGACGGGATCCCTCTCTCCTCAACCATCTTGGGTGGGCCGGATGCTGCAAAACCTGCTGGCAGAACTGAGTGTGCGCTGGCTGTTGGTGTTGGGGCTGTTTTTGGTGGTGGTGTCATCGGGGGTGTTGGCAGGTAGCCAGTGGGAGCAGTTTTCCCCAACGGCTCAATACGGAGTGCTCCTGGCTTATACGGCTGCGTTTGGCGCTGGGGCTTGGTGGGCCCATCGGCAAGAAGGATTACGCCTGACTGGCCAAACCCTGGAGGCGATCGCCCTGCTGTTGTTGCCGGTGAACGTGTGGGCGCTGGATGGCCTGAACATGGCTTGGGGGATCCGTGGGGTTGCGCTGGGGCTGCTGGTGGGGATCCCGTTGGCGGCCTGGGGGCGGGTACGAGCTTCCGGCGCTGGGGCGGGTTATGCCTTTTACGGTACCTTGGTGAATTTCTTAGCGCTCTCCAGTTTGCAGACGCTGTGGGGGTTGGGGCCCCTCGGGATCACCTACTTGGGCATTGTCAGCACGGTGGCCTACACCTGGAGTCGCCGCTCTCTGGCTCTAAGGGGATCCAAACTATGGCTGTTGGGGGCTGCCGGATCCCTGCTGGTGTTGCGAGGGCTGCTGACAGGGCAAATGCAGGTGTGGCAGTTGGGGTTGGCGGTGGCTCTTTTGGGCTGGCTGATTCAGGTGTTTGAGCCTCGGGGGAGCCAACCCGAGAGCATAGGGCTAGATCTGGGATCCGAACCAGAGGCTGAACTGGATGCGGAACCTCCAGAATCCCCAGAATCCGCCGAAACGGGATCCCTGCCCATTTGGGTTGCTCAGGAATGGCATCGAGCCGGATTAGTGCTGCTGGGGTTGGGTTGGCTTTTGGCCTTGGGGGGGATCCCTGGGGCAGATCGGACGGAGTCCTTTCAACCTTGGCTGGGTTGGCAGTTATCCATCATTAGCCTGCTGGGGATCCAGGTTTTCTGGCGGCGATTGAGTCGGAGCAAGCGGGCGCTGGATCTGGCGTTGCTATTTGTGTTGGGTTTGGAAACCCTCTGGGCCTTTTGGCAGGTGCTGCCCTGGGAGTGGCGAGAGGCAACTTTGGCTCTCCTGAGGGGCTGGCTGGGTCAACCGTTCTTCTTTTGGCCTTGGACCCTGTTGGGGATCGCCCTACTGCCTTATGAGGCGCTGTGGCTGAGCTTGGCCGCCCGTTGGCAGAGAGGTTCACGAGAAACTCGCCAGGAAAGTTCTGGGATCCCAGCGGAGCGGGATCCGGATGCGTCTGGATTCAGGGACTTGGTGCGACCCACTGAAGTGTTGGTGCTGGGGCTGGGCGGATCCCTGCTGTTGCTGAGCTTGCCTAATGAGGCAATTCGTTTTTGGCACCTCCTTTTGGGGACAGGGATCCTGGCCGGGTGGCTGTGGCATCAGTCCAGTTATCCCTCTGGAATAACCGCCGGAGATGAAGCAGAGCCATCCTCGCCGGCCCAACGTCCCTTTCCTGCTACGCAAGATACTACGTTGCGCGACCGCTTACGCGGCTGGGTCTTCCTCACCCATGCCTACGGGGTGGCAGCCCTTCTGGCCGGGATCCGCTGGCAGCTTCCTAACCTAGGTTGGTCGGCTTGGGGAGTGATTTTGCTGGTGCTGGCGCTGCTGGAATGGGTAGGACGGGTGGCCCTGTACCGTTGGCCGTTGGGGTTAGCGGGGCGGCCTCCAGGTTTGCAGGTGTGGCAGCGCAGTGCCGATTGGATTGGGTTGGTATTGGCCGGGGGGAGCTATCTCACGTTCTTAACGAAAGGAGGGATACTGCTGGATGTTCCTTGGCGGCCTGAAACAGGACATCTCAACTGGCTCTGGCTGGCTGTGCCTCTGGTGCTGACGGTAGCGCAGGTGCTGGCTTGGCCTCCGCTGGAGTTTATGCCTCAGGCGCAAGGACTCCGTCCTGCCGACGGGAACCGGATCCCGGATGATGCTGCGCATTCCCTACGCGACGCGGAGACGGCCATTCCCCCGACCGAGCCGGGATCCCTTTCTCAATCAACGTCGGGGGCAGCATCGGGGGGACAGTGGCGGCAGGGGATCCCTTCCAGAGAGACCCTTGAGCTCTTGGCCGTTATCTCAATTCTGCTGGCCCAGGTGCTCACTCTGGGGGCACCGTGGAGCCGGATCTTGGGGCTAGGGTTGGGGATGCTGCTCGTGGCCGTCCAGGTGTGGCTGTATGCTCGCTTGCCCTACGCGCTGCTAACGGTAGCCCTAGGGCTGGGGTTTGGGATTGCTGCGGTGGGGCAGATCTTCCGTCCGACTGGAGTGGATTGGGGTATTTACCTGGCTGCACTGTTGCTGGGAATCAGTCTGTGTCGCTATGGAGTCCAATACCTGGCAGAGCGTTTGCAGGTGGTGTACCAAACGGCATTGGATCGCTGGGGCGGGATCTTGGGTGTGTCACTTCTGCTTTGGAGCAGCGGCACCTTGTTCATGGTGTTCATCAGGCTCAACAGCGCTTCACAAGGAGATAGCAGCTTCGGCTCCCAACCCATCGCAGCGAGACTGTTTTTAGCCCTCATCTTGACCCTGATGGCTTTTGGGGTACGGCTATGGCTGGAAATCACCCCGTTCTATGCTTCCCTCTCTGCCGGGATCCCTTCCCCAGATTCGGGCAGCTCCGAGACCGAGGATGGCGACGGGACGGAGTCCTCTGGGGCAAGCCCCGTTTTGGGTACGAGCGTGGATCCGCTGCTGTACGGTCTAGGCTGGGCTTTGGAACTGCTGCTGATCAGCGCTGTAGTGTGGCGGTGGATGGGATCCCCGTCGACTCTGCCGGAGATTCTCTCCCTGGTGGCGGCGATTAACCTGAGTTTGGGGATCCTGTGTTGGATTGGGCCGGAAAGAACGGTGTTCCTCAAAGCCTGGGGGCAACCTTGGCGGCAGCTGAGTAGTTTCTGGGTGGGGCCTTTGATCTATGCCGGCTTGGGCTGGCTGGGATCCCATGCCCAGTGGAATGAGCTGACGGGTATGGGCAGCTTGGGCCTCTCCATCGTGTTATTGGGTTTGGGGCGGCGGGAAGGGATCCCGATATCCCAGGAGCCATCTCAGCCAAGGCCTCGTCCCGATAACTCTCCCGATAACTCTGTGGATAACCCTATGGGGCTGCTAGGCGCTTTTGGCGTTTCGTTTGCTGCCTATGAGGGCTGGATTTACTTTCTCAGTCAGCAATCGGGGGGATCCTTCGGGGCTGGACTGGTGCTGATCGGTCTGTTGGGGTTGATCTTGGCTCTGGCCTACCGGCTTTGCCCGCTCTGGATCACTGCGGTTCTCCAGATCGAAACCCTTTGGCTGGGTCGGGTTGCTGCCGGCAACTGGGGATGGGCCAGCTTGGTGCTCTTGCCTGCTCTTTTGGATGTGAAGCTCAGTCAGCTGGGAGAAAACCTCTGGCTGCTCACCGGAGCAGGGTTAGCAGCCTATGCCGCCTGGCAAGGGAGAAAGCCCGCCCTCTTACCCACCCTTGCCATCCCTCCTACAAGCCAAGACGCTAACCCTTCCCCTCACCGGGTGCAATCCCTCTGGTGTTACCTCAGCGCTTTCCAATGGGCCGGGATCCTGGCTATTGCACTGCTTCTATGGCTACCTGAGGTGGATCTGGGGATATGGGGGGGATCCCTGGCCTGCTGGTTGGGGTTGGTGTACTACTTCCTGCCCTGGGAGCGCTGGGGGTGGTGGCCGGATCCCTGGCGGAATACGGCTTTGGTCTTGCCGATTGGGATCCTGCTCCTCACCGCCACCCAGATCAACAGCAGCAACCTTCTCCTCGGGGCGGTGTACTACGCCTTCTTATCCATTCAGCGCTCCCAAGTGCGCCTCGGCTATGTCAGTTTGTTGTTGAGTAACTGGATCCTCCTGGATTATGGCTGGCGGCAGGAGTGGTCTTCTTTAACCCTCTATGCTCTGCCTCTCGTGGGATCCCTGCTGTACGTGGCACAGGTGGATCCGGGGCTACAACAGTCTTCCGCCCGTCAGGGTCGGCATTGGCTGCGTTCCTTTTCCTCTGGGGCCTTGGTTTTGGTCACCTTAATAGAAACCCAGGGTCAACTTTGGGCGGGGTTCTGGCCAGTGGGATTGGGGTTGGCCTTGGGGCTGCTGGGCTTGGCTTTACAAGTGCGGGCCTATCTGTTTATAGGCACCCTCAGCTTTGGGTTGGGGGTCTTGCGGCAGGGGTGGCTGCTGGTGGCCTCCTACTCCCTCCTGCTCTGGGGGATTGGCATTCTCTTGGGGCTGCTCTTGATTTGGGTGGCGGCCAATTTTGAACGGCGACGGGAGCAACTGGGATCCTGGCTAGACACTTGGTTGGGCCAACTGCAGAACTGGGAATAA
- a CDS encoding AzlD domain-containing protein, whose product MITFTIRYLPLALGEKVELPPTWVRSLRYVPPTVLMAIVVPEVLIPGGVWDPLSAWPRWLGALVALAVSWRSRNLLLTIVLGMMAYFLARVLA is encoded by the coding sequence CTGATCACCTTCACCATTCGCTATCTGCCCCTAGCCCTCGGGGAGAAGGTGGAGTTGCCGCCCACTTGGGTTCGCTCATTGCGGTATGTGCCCCCGACTGTACTAATGGCGATTGTGGTGCCAGAGGTGCTGATCCCGGGGGGGGTATGGGATCCCTTATCAGCCTGGCCGCGTTGGCTAGGGGCGTTGGTGGCTCTAGCCGTGAGTTGGCGGAGTCGAAATTTGCTCCTGACGATTGTATTGGGGATGATGGCCTACTTTTTGGCGAGAGTACTGGCTTGA
- a CDS encoding RNA-guided endonuclease InsQ/TnpB family protein: MNQVLTISCKLKVSESQATKLDATLDAFGQALNWVNQNTPEKIVNAVKLQSLCYYQIRNRFGLSSNLAQQVCRRVAGSRKVAKQKNRPVKAFKGSFVTYDARIFSFREKDWTVSLTTVEGRERFGLAIGNYQRGMLKGSHPKSATLVKRQDGSYYLQICLESKPPKPQGGDKVLGVDLGRTDIAHTQCSAPLTRTEGQHWNGQDITKVRDHFASLRAKLQHKASKGTRSSRRRCRQLLQRLSGRERRFQSWVNHNVSKRIVATAEALSASIALEDLTGIRERTNQQPRNKTERRRSNSWAFHQLRLFIVLRTTQRVIGYKALRSGVKVVFVDPRYTSQTCHRCLHIHSDPDQSYRRGKQFQCGHCGWYGDADFNGAKNIRAPHRWRDQAIGALVNRPGGPWLSCQITGGLLKACALPARVSVG, translated from the coding sequence ATGAATCAAGTCCTGACTATCTCCTGTAAGCTCAAGGTGTCCGAGTCGCAAGCCACAAAACTGGATGCGACCTTGGATGCTTTTGGGCAAGCGCTGAACTGGGTGAACCAGAACACGCCGGAAAAGATCGTCAACGCCGTCAAGCTCCAATCCCTTTGCTATTACCAGATTCGCAACCGCTTTGGCTTGTCGAGCAACTTGGCTCAACAGGTGTGCCGTCGAGTGGCGGGCTCTCGCAAGGTTGCCAAACAAAAGAATCGCCCAGTCAAAGCGTTCAAAGGTAGCTTTGTCACCTACGACGCTCGGATTTTCTCGTTTCGGGAGAAGGACTGGACGGTTTCCTTGACAACCGTTGAGGGTCGTGAGCGGTTTGGGTTGGCCATCGGCAACTACCAGCGGGGGATGCTCAAAGGTTCCCACCCCAAGTCTGCCACCTTGGTCAAGCGACAAGATGGCTCTTATTACCTCCAGATTTGCCTGGAGTCCAAACCACCCAAGCCGCAAGGCGGGGATAAGGTGTTGGGTGTGGATTTGGGGCGAACAGATATTGCTCACACACAGTGCTCCGCACCGCTAACGCGAACGGAGGGGCAGCACTGGAATGGACAAGACATAACCAAGGTTCGGGACCACTTTGCCAGCTTGAGAGCGAAGCTCCAGCACAAGGCCAGTAAGGGCACACGCAGTTCTAGACGCAGATGCCGTCAACTGCTGCAACGGTTGTCTGGCCGGGAGCGTCGGTTTCAAAGTTGGGTGAATCACAATGTTTCCAAACGCATTGTTGCAACCGCCGAAGCCCTTTCTGCCAGCATTGCACTGGAAGATTTGACAGGGATCCGGGAACGGACGAATCAACAGCCTCGCAACAAGACCGAGCGCAGACGCAGTAACAGTTGGGCGTTCCACCAGTTGAGGTTGTTTATCGTCCTCCGGACGACCCAGAGGGTCATTGGCTACAAGGCGTTGCGGTCTGGGGTCAAGGTTGTGTTTGTGGACCCTAGGTACACCAGCCAAACCTGCCACCGCTGCCTGCACATTCATTCCGATCCCGACCAGTCGTACCGGAGGGGTAAGCAGTTCCAGTGTGGGCATTGTGGTTGGTATGGGGATGCAGACTTTAACGGAGCCAAGAATATTCGTGCTCCGCACCGCTGGCGCGACCAAGCAATCGGGGCGCTTGTAAACCGCCCTGGAGGTCCCTGGTTATCTTGCCAGATAACTGGAGGGCTACTGAAAGCCTGCGCTCTACCCGCTAGGGTCAGCGTCGGGTAG